One stretch of Eggerthella lenta DSM 2243 DNA includes these proteins:
- a CDS encoding methionine ABC transporter permease, with protein sequence MEAFASFFDRYGALLAQGTVDTLVMTLVSTLFAYVIGIPLGVALVVTAPGGLRPNRVVNAVLGWIVNIGRSIPFIILLVVLIPVTRWIVGTSLGVPGAIVPLVVAAAPFVGRMVEQSLAEVDAGLVEAAQSFGAGVRQIVVKVFLRESLPSLVRGASITFVTLFGYAAMAGTVGAGGLGDIAIRYGYQRYLDDVMIAALVICVIIVQIFQTIGNAAARAVDKRI encoded by the coding sequence ATGGAGGCGTTCGCATCGTTCTTCGACCGGTACGGCGCGCTGCTCGCGCAGGGCACGGTGGACACGCTCGTCATGACGCTCGTGTCCACGCTGTTCGCCTACGTCATCGGCATCCCCTTGGGCGTGGCGCTCGTCGTGACGGCCCCCGGCGGCCTCAGGCCGAATCGGGTGGTCAACGCGGTGCTCGGATGGATCGTCAACATCGGCCGATCCATCCCGTTCATCATCCTGCTCGTGGTGCTCATCCCCGTGACGCGCTGGATCGTGGGCACGTCGCTCGGCGTGCCGGGCGCCATCGTGCCGCTCGTGGTGGCGGCCGCGCCCTTCGTCGGGCGCATGGTGGAGCAGAGCCTCGCAGAGGTCGACGCCGGCCTCGTCGAGGCGGCGCAAAGCTTCGGCGCCGGCGTGCGGCAGATCGTGGTGAAGGTGTTCCTGCGCGAGAGCCTGCCGTCGCTCGTCAGGGGCGCCTCCATCACCTTCGTCACGCTGTTCGGCTACGCGGCCATGGCCGGCACGGTGGGCGCCGGCGGTCTGGGCGACATCGCCATCCGCTACGGCTACCAGCGCTATCTGGACGACGTCATGATCGCCGCGCTCGTCATCTGCGTCATCATCGTGCAAATCTTCCAGACCATCGGCAACGCCGCCGCACGCGCGGTGGACAAGCGAATCTAG
- a CDS encoding methionine ABC transporter ATP-binding protein → MIQLQHVSKAYGDGTAHPHHALRDVDLAIEDGDVFGIIGQSGAGKSTLVRCINLLERPTEGRVVIDGDDVTDYAGKQLLDLRASIGMIFQSFSLFQQRTVLGNVTFPLELAGCRKAACEERARELLDLVGLADKADRYPSKLSGGQQQRVAIARALANSPRIMLCDEATSALDTRTTVSILKLLQDINRELGVTLVVITHSLAVAERICNRVAVIDDGRIVEEGATADVFAHPRSSVTRELLEHDRLTGVSGEGEVR, encoded by the coding sequence ATGATTCAGCTACAGCACGTATCGAAAGCATACGGAGACGGCACCGCGCATCCGCATCACGCCCTGCGCGACGTCGACCTCGCCATCGAGGACGGCGATGTCTTCGGCATCATCGGCCAGTCGGGCGCGGGCAAGTCCACGCTCGTCCGCTGCATCAACCTGCTCGAGCGCCCCACGGAGGGCCGCGTCGTCATCGACGGCGACGACGTGACGGACTATGCGGGCAAGCAGCTGCTCGACCTGCGCGCCTCCATCGGCATGATCTTCCAGAGCTTCAGCCTGTTCCAGCAGCGCACGGTGCTGGGCAACGTGACGTTTCCCCTCGAGTTGGCCGGGTGCAGGAAAGCGGCCTGCGAAGAGCGCGCCCGGGAGCTGCTCGACCTCGTCGGCCTCGCCGACAAGGCCGATCGCTATCCGAGCAAGCTCTCGGGCGGCCAGCAGCAACGCGTGGCCATCGCCCGCGCGTTGGCGAACAGCCCGCGCATCATGCTGTGCGACGAGGCCACGAGCGCGCTCGACACGCGCACCACGGTGTCCATCCTCAAGCTGCTGCAGGACATCAACCGCGAACTGGGCGTCACGCTCGTCGTGATCACGCACTCGTTGGCGGTGGCCGAACGGATATGCAACCGCGTCGCGGTCATCGACGACGGCCGCATCGTTGAGGAAGGCGCCACGGCCGACGTGTTCGCGCATCCTCGAAGCTCCGTCACGCGCGAGCTGCTGGAGCACGACCGGTTGACGGGCGTGTCCGGCGAAGGGGAGGTGCGCTAA
- a CDS encoding universal stress protein encodes MKFTNILVPFDKSDHALHALTLAKGLAEEDPAIKLHVVSVVFVSDIPPALGLDANPYESAPPLVIQPDLYKKLVEAALDREENDMKQAIGGLLDGLPNDVDIVAANAPSPVDGINDFAKEHGCDLIVMGSRGLGVLRGMLGSVSYGVLRSAEIPVLVAKKDEDGK; translated from the coding sequence ATGAAGTTCACCAACATCCTCGTGCCGTTCGACAAGTCCGACCACGCACTGCACGCGCTCACGCTGGCCAAGGGCTTGGCGGAAGAGGACCCCGCCATCAAGCTGCACGTCGTCAGCGTGGTATTCGTTTCGGACATCCCGCCCGCGCTCGGGCTCGACGCCAACCCCTACGAGAGCGCTCCCCCGCTGGTCATCCAGCCCGACCTGTACAAGAAGCTCGTCGAAGCGGCGCTCGACCGCGAGGAGAACGACATGAAGCAGGCCATCGGCGGACTGCTCGACGGCCTGCCCAACGACGTGGACATCGTGGCCGCCAACGCGCCGTCGCCCGTCGACGGCATCAACGACTTCGCGAAGGAGCACGGCTGCGACCTCATCGTCATGGGCTCGCGCGGCCTCGGCGTGCTGCGCGGCATGCTGGGCAGCGTCAGCTACGGCGTCCTGCGCTCCGCGGAGATCCCCGTCCTCGTGGCGAAGAAGGACGAGGACGGGAAGTAG
- a CDS encoding glycosyltransferase → MEINRHHTRPRKHLAVVTMGVKLGDETRGYTRFRFLSELLAREGFEVDLITSSFQHWDKAHRDTSKACYQGLPYRVVFIDEPGYTKNLDLARIRSHRVAAKNLRAHFERTAGAYDLIYAEIPPNDVARVCAEAADAQGIPFVADINDLWPEAMRMVVDVPVVSDVAFYPFSRDAKRVYQLLAGAVGTSDEYAARPAKDRAKPYPQATVYVGNDLAAFDEGARVHAPEVDKPEGELWVAYAGTLGASYDVATLVEAAALLERRRLARAASKGDDQAPALPPVRVKVLGDGPDREKLEALAAQLDAPADFLGYTAYELMAAYLCASDIVVNSLVTSAVQSIVTKIGDYLASGNPMINTGSSPEFRAKVTADGFGVNVEAEDAEALADAIAKLAGHASLRKIMGSKARAVAESEFDQPRAYREIVDLLRTLL, encoded by the coding sequence ATGGAAATCAATCGACATCATACCCGCCCGCGCAAACATCTGGCTGTCGTCACGATGGGAGTGAAGCTGGGCGACGAGACGCGCGGTTACACGCGCTTCCGCTTCCTGTCGGAGCTGCTCGCGCGCGAGGGCTTCGAAGTCGACCTCATCACGTCGTCGTTCCAGCATTGGGACAAGGCGCATCGCGACACGTCGAAAGCCTGCTACCAGGGCCTTCCCTACCGCGTCGTGTTCATCGACGAGCCCGGCTACACGAAGAACCTCGACCTCGCGCGCATCCGCAGCCATCGCGTCGCGGCGAAGAACCTGCGCGCGCACTTCGAGCGAACGGCCGGCGCGTACGACCTCATCTACGCGGAGATCCCGCCGAACGACGTCGCGCGCGTGTGCGCCGAAGCGGCCGACGCGCAGGGCATCCCGTTCGTGGCGGACATCAACGACCTGTGGCCCGAGGCCATGCGCATGGTCGTCGACGTGCCCGTGGTCAGCGACGTCGCCTTCTACCCGTTCTCGCGCGACGCGAAGCGCGTCTACCAGCTGCTGGCGGGCGCCGTCGGCACCTCCGACGAGTACGCGGCGCGTCCGGCGAAGGACCGCGCGAAGCCCTACCCCCAGGCCACGGTGTACGTGGGCAACGACCTGGCCGCCTTCGACGAAGGAGCCCGCGTGCACGCGCCCGAGGTGGACAAGCCGGAAGGCGAGCTGTGGGTCGCCTACGCCGGAACGCTCGGCGCCAGCTACGACGTGGCCACGCTCGTCGAGGCCGCCGCGCTGCTCGAGCGCCGACGCCTCGCACGGGCGGCGTCGAAGGGCGACGACCAGGCGCCGGCCTTGCCCCCCGTGCGCGTGAAGGTGCTCGGCGACGGCCCCGACCGCGAGAAGCTCGAGGCGCTCGCGGCGCAGCTCGACGCCCCGGCGGACTTCCTGGGTTACACGGCCTACGAGCTGATGGCCGCCTACCTGTGCGCGTCGGACATCGTGGTGAACTCGCTCGTCACGTCGGCGGTTCAGAGCATCGTGACGAAGATCGGCGACTACCTGGCCAGCGGCAACCCCATGATCAACACGGGCTCGAGCCCCGAGTTCCGCGCGAAGGTGACCGCCGACGGCTTCGGCGTGAACGTCGAGGCGGAAGATGCCGAAGCGCTCGCCGACGCCATCGCCAAGCTCGCGGGGCACGCGTCGCTGCGCAAGATCATGGGCTCGAAGGCACGCGCCGTCGCCGAGAGCGAGTTCGACCAGCCCCGCGCGTATCGCGAGATCGTGGATTTGCTGCGCACGTTGCTGTGA
- a CDS encoding DegT/DnrJ/EryC1/StrS family aminotransferase, giving the protein MTEQKRISFSPPDITQAELDEVADALRSGWITTGPKTKEFEREIARFAQADRAATFASATAALECALRAIGVGPGDEVITSAYTYTASCSVICHVGATPVLCDVAPGSYEMDYDALPGLVTERTRAIIPVDIAGRMADYERLFAALDAVRDRWKPATELQRAFDRVIVLADAAHSFGATYRGRPSGSVADFTAFSFHAVKNLTTAEGGALAWRAGAFDSDELYRQFMLQSLHGQTKDALAKNRAGAWEYDIAFPGWKCNMTDIQAALGLAQLRRYPASLARRRTIVERYERNLRDRDVELLQHYGEGGESSGHLMFVRLRAKSQAFRNALIERMADDGVATNVHYKPLPLLTAYRDLGFDIADFPNALAQFENEVTLPLHTLLSDDDVDYVAASFGRAYDKLEAEGVR; this is encoded by the coding sequence TTGACTGAGCAGAAACGCATTTCGTTCTCCCCGCCGGACATCACCCAGGCCGAGCTCGACGAGGTCGCCGACGCGCTGAGGAGCGGCTGGATCACCACCGGCCCGAAGACGAAGGAATTCGAGCGTGAGATCGCCCGCTTCGCGCAGGCCGACCGCGCCGCCACGTTCGCCTCGGCCACCGCGGCGCTCGAATGCGCCCTGCGCGCCATCGGCGTGGGACCCGGGGACGAAGTGATCACGAGCGCGTACACCTACACCGCCTCCTGCTCGGTCATCTGCCACGTGGGCGCGACCCCCGTGCTATGCGACGTGGCGCCCGGCTCCTACGAGATGGACTACGACGCCCTGCCCGGCCTCGTCACCGAGCGCACGCGCGCCATCATCCCCGTCGACATCGCCGGGCGCATGGCGGACTACGAGCGCCTGTTCGCCGCGCTCGACGCCGTGCGCGACCGTTGGAAGCCCGCGACCGAGCTGCAGCGCGCCTTCGACCGCGTCATCGTCCTGGCCGACGCCGCCCACTCGTTCGGCGCGACGTATCGGGGACGTCCCTCCGGGTCGGTGGCCGACTTCACCGCCTTCTCGTTCCACGCCGTGAAGAACCTGACCACGGCCGAGGGCGGCGCGCTCGCGTGGCGCGCGGGCGCGTTCGACTCCGACGAGCTGTACCGCCAGTTCATGCTGCAATCCCTGCACGGCCAGACGAAGGACGCGCTGGCGAAGAACCGCGCGGGCGCCTGGGAGTACGACATCGCCTTCCCCGGCTGGAAGTGCAACATGACCGACATCCAGGCGGCGCTCGGGCTTGCGCAGCTGCGCCGCTACCCCGCCTCGCTCGCCCGCCGGCGCACCATCGTCGAGCGCTACGAGCGCAACCTGCGCGACCGCGACGTCGAGCTGCTGCAGCACTACGGCGAGGGCGGCGAATCGAGCGGGCACCTCATGTTCGTGCGTCTGAGGGCCAAGTCGCAGGCGTTCCGCAACGCGCTGATCGAGCGCATGGCGGACGACGGCGTGGCCACGAACGTGCACTACAAGCCGCTGCCGCTGCTCACCGCGTATCGCGATCTCGGCTTCGACATCGCCGATTTCCCGAACGCGCTCGCGCAGTTCGAGAACGAGGTGACGCTGCCGCTGCACACGCTGCTCTCCGACGACGACGTGGACTACGTGGCGGCGTCGTTCGGGCGCGCCTACGACAAGCTCGAGGCGGAGGGCGTCCGCTGA
- a CDS encoding sugar transferase, translated as MYARFGKRACDLVVGLVALPFVLIIIAVLAPFIHFEDKGPVFYNAPRVGLGGRDFKMYKLRSMRVNAPDLIMEDGSTYNGADDPRMTRVGAFMRKTSLDEMPQFLNVLKGDMSVVGPRPDLRRETELYEGDEHLKLTVKPGITGYAAVYGRNSLPWHDRLALDVFYVRNVSFPLDVKVFFKTFSAVFNQEGVFVEDDASAK; from the coding sequence ATGTACGCACGGTTCGGAAAAAGGGCGTGCGACCTGGTCGTAGGGCTCGTGGCGCTGCCCTTCGTGCTGATCATCATCGCGGTGCTGGCGCCGTTCATCCACTTCGAGGACAAGGGACCCGTGTTCTACAACGCGCCGCGCGTGGGGCTCGGCGGGCGCGACTTCAAGATGTACAAGCTGCGCTCGATGCGGGTGAACGCGCCCGACCTCATCATGGAGGACGGCTCCACCTACAACGGCGCGGACGACCCCCGCATGACGCGCGTGGGCGCCTTCATGCGCAAGACGTCGCTCGACGAGATGCCGCAGTTCCTCAACGTGCTGAAAGGCGACATGAGCGTCGTGGGGCCCCGCCCCGACCTGCGCCGCGAGACGGAGCTCTACGAAGGCGACGAGCACCTCAAACTCACCGTGAAGCCCGGTATCACCGGGTACGCCGCCGTGTACGGGCGCAACTCGCTGCCCTGGCACGACCGTTTGGCGCTCGACGTGTTCTACGTGCGCAACGTTTCCTTCCCGCTCGACGTGAAGGTGTTCTTCAAGACGTTCTCCGCCGTATTCAACCAGGAAGGCGTGTTCGTGGAGGACGATGCGTCGGCGAAGTAA
- a CDS encoding Hpt domain-containing protein, with protein sequence MTNELNAKLAQYGIDYAEAMERFGGNEALFVRLASKYANDPHFDRLETAMASGDTAAAEREAHSLKGVAGNLSFVRLYDLAARITDALRADDLDSARALMPELRESHEAVVEALAILQR encoded by the coding sequence ATGACGAACGAATTGAACGCAAAGCTTGCACAGTACGGCATCGACTATGCGGAGGCGATGGAGCGCTTCGGCGGCAACGAGGCCCTGTTCGTTCGTCTCGCCTCGAAGTACGCGAACGATCCGCATTTCGACCGGTTGGAAACAGCGATGGCCTCCGGCGATACCGCCGCGGCCGAGCGCGAGGCCCATTCCCTCAAGGGCGTCGCGGGCAACTTGTCGTTCGTGCGCCTCTACGACCTGGCCGCGCGCATCACCGATGCGCTGCGCGCCGACGATCTGGACAGCGCACGCGCCCTCATGCCCGAACTCCGCGAGAGCCACGAAGCCGTGGTCGAAGCCCTGGCGATCCTGCAGCGGTAG
- a CDS encoding extracellular solute-binding protein, with protein sequence MYSCAEGVRNESLLAAMHDRFPAYDIRLRYIPTGNCAAKLKMEGAQSEADIVLGLEGGYLKQVSDQFEELPASDASRYCADLVDADNRFFPFSRESACIAINEAAFSERGLTAPRCYEDLTDPAFRGLVTMPNPKSSGTGYNFVKSLVNAWGEDEAFAYFDRLAENVYQFTSSGSGPVNALVQGEAAIGLGMTFQTVSEINQGVPLRVLFFEEGAPWAVYGLGIVQGREDNAAVYEVFEWLATEGVKIDNETYVPDQVLIDFKAEIPNYPTDIVYADMTGITDPDEKQRLLAKWKY encoded by the coding sequence ATGTACTCGTGTGCCGAGGGCGTGCGCAACGAGTCGCTGCTCGCGGCGATGCACGATCGGTTTCCCGCCTACGACATTCGTTTGCGCTACATTCCCACGGGCAACTGCGCGGCGAAGCTCAAGATGGAAGGAGCGCAATCCGAAGCCGATATCGTTTTGGGCCTTGAAGGTGGTTACCTTAAACAGGTGTCGGATCAATTCGAGGAGCTTCCGGCATCGGATGCATCCCGCTATTGCGCCGACCTGGTGGATGCCGATAACCGCTTCTTTCCGTTTTCGCGTGAAAGCGCTTGCATCGCGATCAACGAGGCGGCGTTTTCCGAGCGCGGCCTCACCGCGCCCCGTTGCTACGAGGATCTGACCGATCCTGCGTTTCGCGGCCTGGTGACCATGCCGAACCCCAAGTCATCGGGCACGGGGTACAATTTCGTCAAGAGCCTGGTGAACGCCTGGGGTGAGGATGAAGCGTTTGCGTACTTCGATCGCCTGGCTGAGAACGTGTACCAGTTCACCTCCTCAGGGTCGGGCCCGGTGAATGCGCTCGTGCAAGGCGAAGCCGCCATCGGTCTGGGAATGACCTTCCAGACCGTTTCCGAGATCAACCAAGGCGTGCCGCTGCGGGTGCTGTTCTTCGAGGAGGGTGCCCCCTGGGCCGTGTACGGCTTGGGCATCGTCCAAGGTCGGGAGGATAACGCCGCCGTCTACGAAGTGTTCGAGTGGCTCGCCACCGAAGGCGTGAAGATCGACAACGAAACGTACGTGCCCGATCAGGTTCTCATCGATTTCAAAGCCGAGATTCCGAACTATCCGACCGATATCGTGTATGCCGACATGACGGGCATCACCGATCCGGACGAGAAACAACGCCTGCTGGCGAAGTGGAAGTACTAG
- the eutH gene encoding ethanolamine utilization protein EutH, translated as MEMIGTAVVYIIMVCALAGAVASAIKPESELGRQFVAGIDSIGPIFLPVAGIMASAPYLTAFVSTVFGPAYGALGADPAMAATTFIAIDMGGYQLADALAQTRESWIMAMMTGYMAGATIVFTIPVALKMLEKRDRKYLALGVMSGLLAIPIGVLVASIIIALSHPVIREVVSTNAEATYQLALSFAQIGVNLVPLIIICVALALGLKFKPDAMIKGFIVFGRVMEATLKIVFVLAVIEYFTGIFTTVFGSFGFDPIIADEEDIFRALEVSGAIGMMLCGAFPMVYLIKRYLAKPLAKIGGAVGLSSDATAGLLAASANVLAALSMVKDLKARDKVLVMSFAVCCAFLFGDHLSFTANFQPTLIVPVLVGKLSAGVCAVVFASLLAVKKAEELERIDRAEAEN; from the coding sequence ATGGAGATGATCGGAACGGCCGTGGTGTACATCATCATGGTCTGCGCATTGGCGGGCGCCGTCGCATCGGCCATCAAGCCGGAGAGCGAGCTCGGCCGGCAATTCGTGGCCGGCATCGACTCCATCGGCCCCATCTTCCTTCCCGTAGCGGGCATCATGGCATCGGCTCCTTATCTGACGGCGTTCGTGAGCACGGTCTTCGGGCCGGCGTACGGGGCGCTCGGCGCCGACCCAGCCATGGCAGCGACGACGTTCATCGCCATCGACATGGGCGGATACCAGCTGGCGGACGCGCTTGCGCAGACGCGTGAGAGCTGGATCATGGCGATGATGACCGGGTATATGGCGGGCGCAACCATCGTTTTCACGATACCGGTGGCGCTGAAGATGCTCGAGAAACGCGATCGGAAGTACTTGGCGCTCGGAGTGATGAGCGGCCTTCTCGCGATTCCTATCGGCGTGCTCGTTGCGAGCATCATCATCGCGCTTTCGCACCCGGTGATCCGGGAGGTCGTATCGACGAACGCCGAAGCGACCTATCAGCTTGCGTTGAGCTTCGCCCAGATCGGCGTCAACCTCGTGCCGCTGATCATCATATGCGTTGCGCTGGCATTGGGGCTCAAGTTCAAGCCCGACGCCATGATCAAGGGGTTCATCGTGTTCGGTCGCGTGATGGAAGCGACGCTCAAAATCGTGTTCGTGCTGGCGGTTATCGAATACTTCACGGGCATCTTCACCACGGTCTTCGGCTCCTTCGGGTTCGATCCTATCATCGCCGACGAGGAGGATATCTTCCGAGCACTCGAGGTGTCGGGTGCTATCGGCATGATGTTGTGCGGCGCGTTTCCCATGGTGTACCTCATCAAGCGCTATCTTGCGAAGCCACTCGCCAAAATCGGCGGCGCGGTGGGGCTGAGCTCGGACGCAACCGCTGGCTTGCTGGCCGCCTCGGCGAACGTGCTTGCGGCGCTGTCGATGGTGAAAGACCTCAAGGCGCGCGACAAGGTGCTGGTCATGTCGTTTGCCGTGTGCTGCGCATTTCTGTTCGGCGATCATCTGTCGTTCACGGCGAACTTCCAACCGACGCTGATCGTGCCGGTGCTTGTAGGGAAGCTGTCAGCGGGTGTGTGTGCCGTCGTGTTCGCAAGCTTGCTTGCCGTGAAGAAGGCTGAGGAACTCGAGCGGATCGATAGGGCAGAAGCCGAAAACTAG
- a CDS encoding phosphotransferase has protein sequence MSLEKNEFKTLVASMDEGVYTQRALADASGLSLGTVNRLCQTLRDRGLMDGFYVTAEGYRALQPYKVENAIIMAAGLSSRFAPLSYEKPKGVLNVRGEVLIERQIRQLKAAGIDDITVVVGYMKEAFFYLEDLYGVSIRVNEEYVARNNNSTLMLVREQLGNTYICSSDDYFTENVFEPYVYEAYYAGMYFEGPTDEYCMKTARDGRIIGVTVGGADAFGMLGHAYFDRAFSSAFSAILENEYDWPETAPKLWEDLFRDHVKDLRMVLRCYGPGVIYEFDSLSDLKQFDQDFLMNVDSEILDNICDVLGCTRDRVEGIVPIKEGLTNLSFRFSVDGASYVYRHPGPGADEIINRRSEAHSQAVAKKLGIDDTFVFQDTRKGWKVSRFVKDCKPFDYHDGSHVEQAMDLIRRLHQSGETSQWTYDLFEKAQSMMALLGARSYPSFPDYEPLRDRAARLDALVKRDGVAPCLCHNDFYNPNFLVSEEAMYLIDWEYSAMSDYASDLGVFICCSDYDEDEADRVLETYFQRALTAEEYRHCIAFVALAAYHWFIWALYKEAAGDSVGEWLYLWYRYAKTYSAKALALYEDER, from the coding sequence GTGTCGCTGGAGAAGAACGAGTTCAAAACCCTGGTCGCGTCGATGGACGAAGGCGTGTACACGCAGCGCGCCTTGGCCGATGCGTCAGGGCTTTCGCTCGGCACGGTCAACCGATTGTGCCAGACGCTGCGCGATCGCGGGCTCATGGACGGGTTCTACGTCACGGCGGAGGGTTATCGCGCCTTGCAGCCGTACAAAGTAGAGAACGCTATCATCATGGCTGCGGGACTGTCCTCGCGCTTTGCGCCGCTCTCTTACGAGAAGCCCAAGGGCGTGCTCAACGTGCGGGGCGAAGTGCTGATCGAGCGGCAGATCCGCCAGCTCAAAGCCGCCGGTATCGACGACATCACGGTGGTGGTCGGCTATATGAAGGAAGCGTTCTTCTATCTTGAGGATCTGTACGGGGTGTCCATCCGCGTGAACGAGGAGTACGTCGCTCGCAACAACAACTCCACCCTCATGCTCGTTCGGGAGCAGCTGGGCAATACCTACATCTGCTCGTCCGACGATTACTTCACCGAGAACGTTTTCGAGCCGTACGTGTACGAAGCGTACTATGCGGGCATGTATTTCGAGGGTCCCACCGACGAGTACTGCATGAAGACGGCACGCGATGGGCGAATCATCGGCGTTACCGTCGGCGGCGCCGATGCGTTCGGCATGCTCGGGCACGCGTACTTTGATCGCGCGTTCTCCAGCGCGTTCTCGGCCATTCTCGAGAACGAATACGATTGGCCCGAGACGGCGCCCAAGCTTTGGGAGGACCTGTTTCGCGACCATGTGAAAGATCTGCGCATGGTGTTACGCTGCTACGGACCGGGCGTCATCTACGAATTCGATTCCCTTTCCGATCTTAAGCAGTTCGACCAGGATTTCCTGATGAACGTCGACTCGGAGATCCTCGACAACATCTGCGACGTGCTCGGCTGCACGCGCGACCGCGTCGAGGGCATCGTGCCGATCAAGGAAGGCCTTACCAACCTTTCCTTCAGATTCTCGGTCGACGGCGCTTCGTACGTGTACCGGCACCCCGGTCCCGGCGCGGACGAGATCATCAACCGACGAAGCGAGGCGCACTCCCAGGCTGTCGCCAAAAAGCTCGGCATCGATGACACGTTCGTTTTTCAAGATACCCGGAAAGGTTGGAAGGTGTCGCGTTTCGTGAAGGATTGCAAGCCGTTCGATTACCACGACGGGAGCCATGTCGAGCAGGCTATGGACCTGATCCGCCGTTTGCACCAGAGCGGCGAGACGTCGCAGTGGACGTACGACCTATTCGAGAAAGCCCAGTCCATGATGGCGCTGCTCGGTGCGCGTTCCTATCCGTCGTTCCCGGATTACGAGCCCCTGCGCGATCGCGCGGCGCGCCTCGACGCCTTGGTGAAAAGGGATGGCGTTGCACCATGCCTCTGCCACAACGATTTTTACAACCCGAACTTCCTCGTATCCGAAGAGGCGATGTACCTTATCGACTGGGAGTATTCGGCGATGTCGGATTACGCTTCCGATCTCGGCGTGTTCATCTGCTGCTCCGACTACGACGAGGACGAGGCGGATCGCGTGCTCGAGACGTACTTCCAGCGGGCATTGACCGCCGAGGAATACCGCCATTGCATCGCTTTCGTGGCGCTTGCCGCCTACCACTGGTTCATCTGGGCCTTGTATAAAGAGGCTGCAGGCGATTCGGTGGGAGAGTGGTTGTACCTGTGGTACCGATACGCCAAGACGTATTCGGCCAAAGCGCTTGCGCTCTACGAAGACGAAAGGTAG
- a CDS encoding sugar phosphate nucleotidyltransferase, which translates to MSRSLDVKDFKILTALEARVDESLTQREIAAAADLSVGTVNRAMADLHERGFVREGMLSAAGLEALEPYRVKRAVLIAAGFGSRLVPITLNTPKPLIRVQGQRIIDSLLDAVFAAGIEEVYVVRGYLAEQFDQLLYKYPHVKFIENPFYNEANNISSAVAAKDLLQNAYVFESDLLLYNPKLITKYQYSSNYLGVPVPVTDDWCFQTRRGVITGLTVGGTDCHHMFGISYWTEEDGRKLADDVPATFAMPGGKERYWDEVALRYFARNYEVSVRECTFDDVIEIDTYRELQQLDKSYVVG; encoded by the coding sequence ATGTCCCGTTCGCTCGACGTGAAGGATTTTAAAATACTGACCGCGCTTGAGGCGCGTGTCGACGAGTCGCTGACGCAGCGAGAGATCGCCGCGGCTGCCGATCTGTCCGTAGGCACGGTCAACCGCGCGATGGCCGACCTGCACGAGCGAGGCTTCGTACGTGAGGGCATGCTGTCGGCGGCGGGCCTGGAAGCGCTCGAACCCTATCGCGTCAAGCGCGCGGTGCTCATCGCCGCCGGGTTCGGCTCCCGCTTGGTTCCCATCACGCTGAACACGCCCAAGCCGCTCATTCGCGTGCAGGGTCAGCGCATCATCGACTCGCTGCTCGACGCCGTGTTCGCCGCCGGCATCGAGGAGGTGTACGTGGTGCGCGGGTACCTTGCCGAGCAGTTCGATCAGTTGCTGTACAAGTACCCCCACGTGAAGTTCATCGAGAACCCTTTCTACAACGAGGCGAACAACATCTCTTCGGCTGTGGCGGCGAAGGATCTGCTGCAGAACGCCTACGTGTTCGAGTCTGACCTGCTGCTGTACAACCCGAAGCTCATCACGAAGTACCAGTATTCGTCGAACTACCTGGGTGTGCCGGTGCCGGTTACCGACGACTGGTGCTTTCAGACGCGCCGCGGCGTGATCACGGGGCTCACGGTGGGCGGAACGGACTGCCACCACATGTTCGGTATCTCCTATTGGACCGAAGAGGACGGCAGAAAGCTCGCCGACGACGTGCCGGCCACGTTCGCCATGCCGGGAGGCAAGGAGCGATACTGGGACGAGGTGGCGCTGCGCTACTTCGCGCGCAACTACGAGGTGTCGGTGCGCGAGTGCACGTTCGACGATGTGATCGAGATCGACACGTACCGCGAACTGCAGCAGCTCGACAAATCCTATGTAGTTGGATGA